The proteins below are encoded in one region of Hordeum vulgare subsp. vulgare chromosome 3H, MorexV3_pseudomolecules_assembly, whole genome shotgun sequence:
- the LOC123441216 gene encoding uncharacterized protein OsI_031781-like, with the protein MAPLQNIAVALTLLIVMVEIASLPTSSAVIVKSEEAALDELTPIIKTALDGVIAAAPPSKRTKVAEAVAKQELLAMYTMNKAKGDKEKFGAHLLAYKIAAKIVTAAAPAEKFKMMEDGFTEASRPIL; encoded by the coding sequence ATGGCGCCACTCCAGAACATTGCGGTGGCACTAACCCTTCTCATCGTCATGGTGGAAATCGCATCATTACCGACGTCAAGCGCCGTCATCGTCAAGTCCGAGGAGGCCGCCTTGGATGAGCTAACCCCCATCATCAAGACGGCCCTAGACGGGGTCATCGCCGCCGCCCCACCATCAAAAAGGACCAAAGTAGCGGAGGCTGTTGCAAAGCAGGAACTCCTCGCTATGTACACGATGAACAAGGCCAAGGGAGACAAGGAGAAATTTGGTGCACATCTATTGGCCTACAAGATAGCCGCTAAGATAGTTACTGCCGCAGCACCCGCTGAGAAGTTCAAGATGATGGAGGATGGCTTCACGGAGGCTAGCCGGCCAATTCTGTAA